Proteins encoded by one window of Arabidopsis thaliana chromosome 2, partial sequence:
- the ABCB6 gene encoding P-glycoprotein 6, with amino-acid sequence MSFFDTYGNNGDIVSQVLSDVLLIQSALSEKVGNYIHNMATFISGLIIGFVNCWEIALITLATGPFIVAAGGISNIFLHRLAENIQDAYAEAASIAEQAVSYVRTLYAFTNETLAKYSYATSLQATLRYGILISLVQGLGLGFTYGLAICSCAMQLWIGRFFVIHHRANGGEIITALFAVILSGLGLNQAATNFYSFDQGRIAAYRLFEMISRSSSGTNQEGIILSAVQGNIEFRNVYFSYLSRPEIPILSGFYLTVPAKKAVALVGRNGSGKSSIIPLMERFYDPTLGEVLLDGENIKNLKLEWLRSQIGLVTQEPALLSLSIRENIAYGRDATLDQIEEAAKKAHAHTFISSLEKGYETQVGKTGLTLTEEQKIKLSIARAVLLDPTILLLDEVTGGLDFEAERVVQEALDLLMLGRSTIIIARRLSLIRNADYIAVMEEGQLLEMGTHDELINLGNLYAELLKCEEATKLPRRMPVRNYNDSAAFQAERDSSAGRGFQEPSSPKMAKSPSLQRGHNVFRSQELCFNSEESPNDHSPAPEKLGENGSSLDVGEKEPTIKRQDSFEMRLPELPKIDIQCPQRQKSNGSDPESPISPLLISDPQNERSHSQTFSRPLGHSDDTSASVKVAKDGQHKEPPSFWRLAQLSFPEWLYAVLGSIGAAIFGSFNPLLAYVIALVVTTYYTSKGSHLREEVDKWCLIIACMGIVTVVANFLQHFYFGIMGEKMTERVRRMMFSAMLRNEVGWYDEEENSPDTLSMRLANDATFVRAAFSNRLSIFIQDSFAVIVAILIGLLLGWRLALVALATLPVLTLSAIAQKLWLAGFSKGIQEMHRKASLVLEDAVRNIYTVVAFCAGNKVMELYRLQLQRILRQSFFHGMAIGFAFGFSQFLLFACNALLLWYTALSVDRRYMKLSTALTEYMVFSFATFALVEPFGLAPYILKRRRSLASVFEIIDRVPTIEPDDTSALSPPNVYGSIELKNIDFCYPTRPEVLVLSNFSLKVNGGQTVAVVGVSGSGKSTIISLIERYYDPVAGQVLLDGRDLKSYNLRWLRSHMGLIQQEPIIFSTTIRENIIYARHNASEAEMKEAARIANAHHFISSLPHGYDTHIGMRGVELTQGQKQRIAIARVVLKNAPILLIDEASSSIESESSRVVQEALDTLIMGNKTTILIAHRVAMMRHVDNIVVLNGGKIVEEGTHDCLAGKNGLYVRLMQPHFGKNLRRHQLI; translated from the exons ATGAGTTTCTTTGATACATATGGGAATAACGGGGATATAGTAAGCCAAGTACTGAGTGATGTTCTACTTATTCAGTCGGCTCTAAGTGAAAAA GTTGGGAATTACATTCATAACATGGCGACATTTATCAGTGGTcttattattggttttgtcAACTGCTGGGAAATTGCCCTCATTACGTTAGCCACCGGTCCTTTCATTGTTGCTGCTGGAGgcatatcaaatatatttctcCACAGACTTGCTGAGAATATTCAAGATGCATATGCTGAAGCAGCCAGCATTGCTGAACAG GCAGTCTCTTATGTTAGGACTTTGTATGCCTTTACAAATGAAACTCTTGCAAAATACTCTTATGCAACTTCTCTCCAAGCAACTCTGAGATATGGTATATTGATTAGTCTTGTGCAAGGACTTGGACTTGGATTTACTTATGGGCTTGCTATATGTTCATGTGCTATGCAACTTTGGATTGGTCGGTTCTTTGTTATTCATCATAGAGCAAATGGTGGAGAGATCATAACAGCCCTTTTTGCTGTTATTTTAAGTGGGCT GGGTTTAAATCAAGCGGCTACAAACTTTTATTCATTTGATCAAGGAAGAATTGCGGCGTATAGGCTTTTTGAGATGATAAGTCGTTCATCCTCTGGGACTAATCAAGAGGGAATTATTTTGTCTGCTGTCCAAGGAAATATTGAGTTTCGGAATGTATATTTCAGCTATTTGTCACGACCTGAAATTCCAATCTTGAGTGGATTTTACCTTACTGTGCCGGCTAAAAAAGCTGTTGCACTTGTTGGTAGAAATGGTTCTGGAAAAAGCAGTATCATTCCTCTAATGGAACGGTTTTATGATCCTACACTAG GAGAAGTTCTACTTGAtggagaaaatattaaaaatctaaaattagaGTGGCTGAGAAGCCAAATAGGCCTGGTGACACAGGAGCCTGCTTTGCTTAGTCTGAGCATAAGAGAGAATATTGCATACGGCCGAGATGCTACTCTGGATCAGATAGAGGAAGCAGCTAAAAAAGCACATGCACACACATTTATCAGCTCACTTGAAAAAGGATATGAAACTCAG GTTGGAAAGACTGGTTTAACGTTGACAGAGGAGCAGAAAATAAAGCTATCGATTGCTAGAGCCGTACTCTTAGATCCAACAATTCTTTTGCTTGACGAGGTCACTGGAGGACTAGACTTTGAAGCTGAAAGAGTTGTCCAAGAAGCCCTTGATCTTCTAATGTTAGGAAGGTCTACCATAATAATAGCCCGACGACTAAGTCTGATAAGAAATGCTGACTATATTGCTGTAATGGAGGAGGGCCAGCTACTTGAAATGGGTACGCATGATGAACTAATCAACCTTGGTAATTTGTATGCTGAGCTTCTGAAGTGTGAAGAAGCAACAAAGCTACCCAGACG GATGCCAGTTAGGAACTACAACGATTCTGCTGCGTTTCAGGCTGAGAGGGATTCTTCAGCTGGTCGTGGCTTCCAAGAACCATCATCGCCCAAAATGGCTAAGTCTCCATCTCTTCAGAGAGGTCATAATGTTTTCCGCTCCCAGGAATTGTGCTTTAATAGTGAAGAATCGCCCAATGATCATAGCCCTGCACCAGAGAAACTGGGAGAAAATGGCTCGTCGTTGGATGTTGGTGAGAAGGAACCCACCATCAAAAGACAAGATAGTTTCGAGATGCGGTTACCAGAATTACCAAAAATTGACATTCAGTGTCCACAACGTCAGAAATCAAATGGTTCAGATCCGGAGTCCCCTATATCACCCCTTTTGATATCAGATCCCCAAAATGAGCGCTCTCATTCACAGACTTTTAGCCGCCCTCTTGGTCACTCAGATGACACTTCAGCAAGTGTTAAGGTGGCCAAGGACGGTCAACACAAGGAGCCACCTTCATTTTGGAGGTTGGCACAGCTTAGTTTTCCAGAGTGGCTATACGCTGTATTAGGGAGTATTGGTGCTGCAATCTTTGGTTCTTTCAATCCTCTTCTAGCTTATGTTATTGCATTAGTAGTGACGACATACTATACGAGCAAGGGAAGCCACCTGCGTGAAGAGGTTGACAAGTGGTGTTTGATCATTGCCTGCATGGGAATAGTGACAGTTGTTGCCAATTTCTTACAGCACTTCTACTTTGGTATTATGGGGGAGAAAATGACTGAGAGAGTGCGGCGAATGATGTTCTCAG CAATGCTGCGTAATGAAGTTGGATGGtatgacgaagaagagaacagTCCAGATACATTATCCATGCGCCTAGCAAATGATGCCACTTTTGTCCGAGCTGCCTTCAGCAACAGGCTTTCCATATTTATTCAGGATAGTTTTGCTGTTATCGTTGCCATTCTTATTGGGCTGCTGCTCGGTTGGCGTTTGGCCCTTGTTGCATTAGCGACTTTGCCAGTACTTACTCTTTCTGCCATTGCCcag AAACTTTGGCTTGCTGGATTCTCAAAGGGCATCCAGGAGATGCATCGAAAGGCGTCCTTAGTACTCGAGGATGCTGTCAGAAACATATATACTGTTGTCGCGTTCTGTGCCGGCAACAAGGTGATGGAACTCTACAGACTGCAACTCCAACGGATACTCAGGCAGAGCTTTTTCCATGGGATGGCTATTGGCTTTGCGTTTGGCTTCTCACAGTTTCTTCTCTTCGCCTGTAATGCGCTCCTCCTGTGGTACACCGCGTTATCAGTAGACCGCAGATATATGAAATTGTCTACAGCTCTAACCGAGTACATGGTCTTCTCCTTTGCTACATTTGCTCTTGTGGAGCCATTCGGATTAGCACCTTACATTCTCAAGCGCCGTAGATCTCTCGCTTcagtttttgaaataatagATCGAGTTCCTACAATCGAACCTGATGATACCTCGGCTCTTAGTCCGCCTAACGTGTATGGAAGCATTGAACTGAAAAACATCGACTTCTGCTACCCAACCCGCCCGGAAGTGTTAGTACTAAGCAACTTCAGTCTCAAAGTCAATGGCGGACAAACAGTAGCTGTGGTTGGTGTTTCTGGTTCTGGAAAGAGCACAATAATATCGTTGATCGAGAGATACTACGACCCAGTTGCTGGTCAGGTCTTATTAGATGGGCGAGACTTGAAGTCATATAATTTGAGATGGTTAAGAAGCCATATGGGTCTGATTCAACAGGAACCCATAATCTTTTCCACAACGATCAGAGAAAACATTATATACGCAAGGCACAATGCAAGTGAAGCTGAGATGAAGGAAGCAGCAAGGATTGCAAATGCCCACCATTTCATCAGCAGCTTACCTCACGGATACGACACACATATCGGGATGAGAGGTGTTGAGCTTACCCAAggacaaaaacagagaatcgcTATAGCTCGGGTAGTGCTGAAGAATGCTCCAATACTGTTGATTGACGAAGCGAGTTCATCTATCGAATCCGAGTCGAGCCGTGTTGTGCAGGAAGCTCTTGATACATTGATAATGgggaacaaaacaacaattctGATAGCGCATAGAGTAGCGATGATGAGACATGTGGATAACATTGTGGTTCTCAATGGAGGCAAAATAGTAGAGGAAGGTACGCATGATTGTTTAGCGGGTAAAAACGGATTGTATGTCCGTTTAATGCAACCACATTTTGGCAAGAATCTACGGCGACATCAACTGATCTAA
- the ABCB6 gene encoding P-glycoprotein 6 (P-glycoprotein 6 (PGP6); FUNCTIONS IN: ATPase activity, coupled to transmembrane movement of substances; INVOLVED IN: transport, transmembrane transport; LOCATED IN: nucleus, plasma membrane; EXPRESSED IN: 25 plant structures; EXPRESSED DURING: 14 growth stages; CONTAINS InterPro DOMAIN/s: ATPase, AAA+ type, core (InterPro:IPR003593), ABC transporter-like (InterPro:IPR003439), ABC transporter, transmembrane domain, type 1 (InterPro:IPR011527), ABC transporter integral membrane type 1 (InterPro:IPR017940), ABC transporter, transmembrane domain (InterPro:IPR001140); BEST Arabidopsis thaliana protein match is: P-glycoprotein 20 (TAIR:AT3G55320.1); Has 727628 Blast hits to 364161 proteins in 4096 species: Archae - 12661; Bacteria - 576901; Metazoa - 18207; Fungi - 12101; Plants - 9039; Viruses - 13; Other Eukaryotes - 98706 (source: NCBI BLink).), translated as MMISRGLFGWSPPHIQPLTPVSEVSEPPESPSPYLDPGAEHGGTGTAAQADDEEEMEEPEEMEPPPAAVPFSQLFACADRFDWVLMVFGSVAAAAHGTALIVYLHYFAKIVQVLAFPTDSDHLISDDQFNRLLELSLTIVYIAGGVFISGWIEVSCWILTGERQTAVIRSKYVQVLLNQDMSFFDTYGNNGDIVSQVLSDVLLIQSALSEKVGNYIHNMATFISGLIIGFVNCWEIALITLATGPFIVAAGGISNIFLHRLAENIQDAYAEAASIAEQAVSYVRTLYAFTNETLAKYSYATSLQATLRYGILISLVQGLGLGFTYGLAICSCAMQLWIGRFFVIHHRANGGEIITALFAVILSGLGLNQAATNFYSFDQGRIAAYRLFEMISRSSSGTNQEGIILSAVQGNIEFRNVYFSYLSRPEIPILSGFYLTVPAKKAVALVGRNGSGKSSIIPLMERFYDPTLGEVLLDGENIKNLKLEWLRSQIGLVTQEPALLSLSIRENIAYGRDATLDQIEEAAKKAHAHTFISSLEKGYETQVGKTGLTLTEEQKIKLSIARAVLLDPTILLLDEVTGGLDFEAERVVQEALDLLMLGRSTIIIARRLSLIRNADYIAVMEEGQLLEMGTHDELINLGNLYAELLKCEEATKLPRRMPVRNYNDSAAFQAERDSSAGRGFQEPSSPKMAKSPSLQRGHNVFRSQELCFNSEESPNDHSPAPEKLGENGSSLDVGEKEPTIKRQDSFEMRLPELPKIDIQCPQRQKSNGSDPESPISPLLISDPQNERSHSQTFSRPLGHSDDTSASVKVAKDGQHKEPPSFWRLAQLSFPEWLYAVLGSIGAAIFGSFNPLLAYVIALVVTTYYTSKGSHLREEVDKWCLIIACMGIVTVVANFLQHFYFGIMGEKMTERVRRMMFSAMLRNEVGWYDEEENSPDTLSMRLANDATFVRAAFSNRLSIFIQDSFAVIVAILIGLLLGWRLALVALATLPVLTLSAIAQKLWLAGFSKGIQEMHRKASLVLEDAVRNIYTVVAFCAGNKVMELYRLQLQRILRQSFFHGMAIGFAFGFSQFLLFACNALLLWYTALSVDRRYMKLSTALTEYMVFSFATFALVEPFGLAPYILKRRRSLASVFEIIDRVPTIEPDDTSALSPPNVYGSIELKNIDFCYPTRPEVLVLSNFSLKVNGGQTVAVVGVSGSGKSTIISLIERYYDPVAGQVLLDGRDLKSYNLRWLRSHMGLIQQEPIIFSTTIRENIIYARHNASEAEMKEAARIANAHHFISSLPHGYDTHIGMRGVELTQGQKQRIAIARVVLKNAPILLIDEASSSIESESSRVVQEALDTLIMGNKTTILIAHRVAMMRHVDNIVVLNGGKIVEEGTHDCLAGKNGLYVRLMQPHFGKNLRRHQLI; from the exons ATGATGATTTCGAGAGGTTTGTTTGGTTGGTCTCCGCCGCATATACAACCGTTAACTCCTGTTTCTGAAGTTTCCGAGCCTCCTGAGTCTCCATCTCCTTACCTTGATCCTGGTGCTGAGCACGGTGGTACAGGAACAGCGGCGCAAGCGGATGATGAGGAGGAAATGGAGGAGCCGGAGGAGATGGAGCCTCCTCCTGCTGCTGTTCCTTTCTCTCAGCTATTTGCTTGTGCTGATCGCTTTGATTGGGTTCTTATGGTTTTTGGATccgttgctgctgctgctcaTGGTACTGCGCTTATTGTTTACTTGCACTACTTCGCCAAAATTGTTCAGGTTCTTGCATTTCCCACTGATTCGGATCATCTGATAAGTGATGATCAGTTCAATCGTCTCCTCGAG CTTTCGCTGACCATTGTATATATCGCTGGAGGTGTTTTCATATCTGGTTGGATTG AGGTGTCTTGCTGGATACTGACTGGAGAGAGGCAGACTGCTGTGATCAGGTCAAAGTACGTCCAAGTGCTACTAAATCAGGATATGAGTTTCTTTGATACATATGGGAATAACGGGGATATAGTAAGCCAAGTACTGAGTGATGTTCTACTTATTCAGTCGGCTCTAAGTGAAAAA GTTGGGAATTACATTCATAACATGGCGACATTTATCAGTGGTcttattattggttttgtcAACTGCTGGGAAATTGCCCTCATTACGTTAGCCACCGGTCCTTTCATTGTTGCTGCTGGAGgcatatcaaatatatttctcCACAGACTTGCTGAGAATATTCAAGATGCATATGCTGAAGCAGCCAGCATTGCTGAACAG GCAGTCTCTTATGTTAGGACTTTGTATGCCTTTACAAATGAAACTCTTGCAAAATACTCTTATGCAACTTCTCTCCAAGCAACTCTGAGATATGGTATATTGATTAGTCTTGTGCAAGGACTTGGACTTGGATTTACTTATGGGCTTGCTATATGTTCATGTGCTATGCAACTTTGGATTGGTCGGTTCTTTGTTATTCATCATAGAGCAAATGGTGGAGAGATCATAACAGCCCTTTTTGCTGTTATTTTAAGTGGGCT GGGTTTAAATCAAGCGGCTACAAACTTTTATTCATTTGATCAAGGAAGAATTGCGGCGTATAGGCTTTTTGAGATGATAAGTCGTTCATCCTCTGGGACTAATCAAGAGGGAATTATTTTGTCTGCTGTCCAAGGAAATATTGAGTTTCGGAATGTATATTTCAGCTATTTGTCACGACCTGAAATTCCAATCTTGAGTGGATTTTACCTTACTGTGCCGGCTAAAAAAGCTGTTGCACTTGTTGGTAGAAATGGTTCTGGAAAAAGCAGTATCATTCCTCTAATGGAACGGTTTTATGATCCTACACTAG GAGAAGTTCTACTTGAtggagaaaatattaaaaatctaaaattagaGTGGCTGAGAAGCCAAATAGGCCTGGTGACACAGGAGCCTGCTTTGCTTAGTCTGAGCATAAGAGAGAATATTGCATACGGCCGAGATGCTACTCTGGATCAGATAGAGGAAGCAGCTAAAAAAGCACATGCACACACATTTATCAGCTCACTTGAAAAAGGATATGAAACTCAG GTTGGAAAGACTGGTTTAACGTTGACAGAGGAGCAGAAAATAAAGCTATCGATTGCTAGAGCCGTACTCTTAGATCCAACAATTCTTTTGCTTGACGAGGTCACTGGAGGACTAGACTTTGAAGCTGAAAGAGTTGTCCAAGAAGCCCTTGATCTTCTAATGTTAGGAAGGTCTACCATAATAATAGCCCGACGACTAAGTCTGATAAGAAATGCTGACTATATTGCTGTAATGGAGGAGGGCCAGCTACTTGAAATGGGTACGCATGATGAACTAATCAACCTTGGTAATTTGTATGCTGAGCTTCTGAAGTGTGAAGAAGCAACAAAGCTACCCAGACG GATGCCAGTTAGGAACTACAACGATTCTGCTGCGTTTCAGGCTGAGAGGGATTCTTCAGCTGGTCGTGGCTTCCAAGAACCATCATCGCCCAAAATGGCTAAGTCTCCATCTCTTCAGAGAGGTCATAATGTTTTCCGCTCCCAGGAATTGTGCTTTAATAGTGAAGAATCGCCCAATGATCATAGCCCTGCACCAGAGAAACTGGGAGAAAATGGCTCGTCGTTGGATGTTGGTGAGAAGGAACCCACCATCAAAAGACAAGATAGTTTCGAGATGCGGTTACCAGAATTACCAAAAATTGACATTCAGTGTCCACAACGTCAGAAATCAAATGGTTCAGATCCGGAGTCCCCTATATCACCCCTTTTGATATCAGATCCCCAAAATGAGCGCTCTCATTCACAGACTTTTAGCCGCCCTCTTGGTCACTCAGATGACACTTCAGCAAGTGTTAAGGTGGCCAAGGACGGTCAACACAAGGAGCCACCTTCATTTTGGAGGTTGGCACAGCTTAGTTTTCCAGAGTGGCTATACGCTGTATTAGGGAGTATTGGTGCTGCAATCTTTGGTTCTTTCAATCCTCTTCTAGCTTATGTTATTGCATTAGTAGTGACGACATACTATACGAGCAAGGGAAGCCACCTGCGTGAAGAGGTTGACAAGTGGTGTTTGATCATTGCCTGCATGGGAATAGTGACAGTTGTTGCCAATTTCTTACAGCACTTCTACTTTGGTATTATGGGGGAGAAAATGACTGAGAGAGTGCGGCGAATGATGTTCTCAG CAATGCTGCGTAATGAAGTTGGATGGtatgacgaagaagagaacagTCCAGATACATTATCCATGCGCCTAGCAAATGATGCCACTTTTGTCCGAGCTGCCTTCAGCAACAGGCTTTCCATATTTATTCAGGATAGTTTTGCTGTTATCGTTGCCATTCTTATTGGGCTGCTGCTCGGTTGGCGTTTGGCCCTTGTTGCATTAGCGACTTTGCCAGTACTTACTCTTTCTGCCATTGCCcag AAACTTTGGCTTGCTGGATTCTCAAAGGGCATCCAGGAGATGCATCGAAAGGCGTCCTTAGTACTCGAGGATGCTGTCAGAAACATATATACTGTTGTCGCGTTCTGTGCCGGCAACAAGGTGATGGAACTCTACAGACTGCAACTCCAACGGATACTCAGGCAGAGCTTTTTCCATGGGATGGCTATTGGCTTTGCGTTTGGCTTCTCACAGTTTCTTCTCTTCGCCTGTAATGCGCTCCTCCTGTGGTACACCGCGTTATCAGTAGACCGCAGATATATGAAATTGTCTACAGCTCTAACCGAGTACATGGTCTTCTCCTTTGCTACATTTGCTCTTGTGGAGCCATTCGGATTAGCACCTTACATTCTCAAGCGCCGTAGATCTCTCGCTTcagtttttgaaataatagATCGAGTTCCTACAATCGAACCTGATGATACCTCGGCTCTTAGTCCGCCTAACGTGTATGGAAGCATTGAACTGAAAAACATCGACTTCTGCTACCCAACCCGCCCGGAAGTGTTAGTACTAAGCAACTTCAGTCTCAAAGTCAATGGCGGACAAACAGTAGCTGTGGTTGGTGTTTCTGGTTCTGGAAAGAGCACAATAATATCGTTGATCGAGAGATACTACGACCCAGTTGCTGGTCAGGTCTTATTAGATGGGCGAGACTTGAAGTCATATAATTTGAGATGGTTAAGAAGCCATATGGGTCTGATTCAACAGGAACCCATAATCTTTTCCACAACGATCAGAGAAAACATTATATACGCAAGGCACAATGCAAGTGAAGCTGAGATGAAGGAAGCAGCAAGGATTGCAAATGCCCACCATTTCATCAGCAGCTTACCTCACGGATACGACACACATATCGGGATGAGAGGTGTTGAGCTTACCCAAggacaaaaacagagaatcgcTATAGCTCGGGTAGTGCTGAAGAATGCTCCAATACTGTTGATTGACGAAGCGAGTTCATCTATCGAATCCGAGTCGAGCCGTGTTGTGCAGGAAGCTCTTGATACATTGATAATGgggaacaaaacaacaattctGATAGCGCATAGAGTAGCGATGATGAGACATGTGGATAACATTGTGGTTCTCAATGGAGGCAAAATAGTAGAGGAAGGTACGCATGATTGTTTAGCGGGTAAAAACGGATTGTATGTCCGTTTAATGCAACCACATTTTGGCAAGAATCTACGGCGACATCAACTGATCTAA
- a CDS encoding F-box family protein (F-box family protein; FUNCTIONS IN: molecular_function unknown; INVOLVED IN: biological_process unknown; LOCATED IN: endomembrane system; CONTAINS InterPro DOMAIN/s: F-box domain, cyclin-like (InterPro:IPR001810), F-box domain, Skp2-like (InterPro:IPR022364); Has 107 Blast hits to 102 proteins in 10 species: Archae - 0; Bacteria - 0; Metazoa - 0; Fungi - 0; Plants - 107; Viruses - 0; Other Eukaryotes - 0 (source: NCBI BLink).) — protein MEEHKPDILSCLPLELLLYIISFLPFESARLTPLVSTRFRSVWNQAILVAHSHNGSIEDISHAVSRFINNFDEHDPSKNTRKLELHVDKSTFVSTILAPHNVMHMSFFFSGGSKKEESFCWRLEIDDQIPRRVDSSGFLVKTLCLDSVNSLTHEVVSSMVLEFSLLDSLKICRCKRLTSLTIDSPTKLLHLSISGCPKLRYLEIISFKLKTFHYQGSLPLIKIHEHFNLTKAVFDVTQGPSYYNNALDIGPLSLTIKNSQSLTLCRWMFEEVIKPSISSSWRSFQFYKLQELRWIDNSMNQEQINSLISFLKLCPSIERLFITIDSNTYSSNEEVSVNADHARVVLRDLEVVKLEGFKSEEDKNQLIFALQEIVSIDQPLLVLSSIS, from the exons ATGGAGGAACACAAACCAGATATCCTCTCGTGCCTACCGCTAGAGCTTCTACTCTACATCATCAGCTTCCTCCCTTTCGAATCCGCAAGACTAACCCCTTTGGTCTCCACACGGTTTAGGTCCGTTTGGAACCAAGCCATACTCGTCGCTCACAGCCACAACGGCTCCATCGAAGACATATCTCATGCTGTCTCTCGCTTCATCAACAACTTCGATGAGCATGATCCTTCTAAAAACACTCGGAAGCTGGAGTTACACGTTGACAAGTCAACCTTCGTGTCCACTATTCTCGCACCTCATAACGTCATGCAtatgagcttcttcttctccggtggttctaagaaagaagagagcttTTGCTGGCGTCTTGAGATCGACGATCAGATCCCAAGACGTGTGGACTCAAGCGGTTTCTTGGTGAAGACGCTTTGTTTAGACTCCGTTAATTCCTTAACCCATGAGGTTGTTTCCTCAAtggttttggaattttctttACTTGACAGCCTCAAGATTTGTCGTTGTAAGAGATTGACTTCTCTCACTATTGATTCACCAACTAAGCTTCTTCACTTGTCCATCTCGGGATGCCCGAAGCTGAGATACCTCGAGATCATATCATTTAAGCTTAAAACTTTTCATTACCAAGGATCTCTACCTTTGATCAAGATTCATGAACATTTCAACTTGACCAAGGCGGTTTTCGATGTAACACAAGGCCCAAGCTATTACAACAACGCGTTAGACATCGGTCCTCTCTCGCTGACCATCAAGAATTCTCAATCTCTTACACTATGCAGATGGATGTTCGAG GAAGTAATCAAACCGTCCATATCATCATCTTGGAGATCATTCCAATTCTACAAGTTACAAGAATTGCGGTGGATCGATAACTCGATGAACCAAGAACAAATTAattctttgatctcttttcTCAAACTTTGTCCATCAATAGAGCGCCTCTTCATTACT atCGATTCAAATACTTATAGTTCAAACGAAGAAGTTAGTGTTAATGCTGACCATGCAAGAGTAGTACTAAGGGATCTAGAAGTGGTCAAATTGGAAGGATTCaagagtgaagaagataagaatcAACTGATATTTGCTCTACAAGAGATAGTCAGTATCGATCAGCCTCTGCTTGTACTGTCTTCAATTTCTTGA
- a CDS encoding hexose transporter (unknown protein; FUNCTIONS IN: molecular_function unknown; INVOLVED IN: biological_process unknown; LOCATED IN: endomembrane system; EXPRESSED IN: 21 plant structures; EXPRESSED DURING: 12 growth stages; Has 16 Blast hits to 16 proteins in 8 species: Archae - 0; Bacteria - 0; Metazoa - 0; Fungi - 0; Plants - 16; Viruses - 0; Other Eukaryotes - 0 (source: NCBI BLink).), whose translation MATRFDVKTIVKDKRFWIASFIIVWAAGLQGHMMWLQKQESFKQKFGTIDEDDHK comes from the exons ATGGCGACGAGATTCGATGTGAAGACGATCGTCAAGGACAAGAGATTCTGGATTGCTTCCTTCATCATCGTCTGGGCTGCTGGTCTTCAG GGTCACATGATGTGGCTGCAGAAGCAAGAATCTTTCAAGCAGAAATTTGGAACAATCGATGAAGACGACCACAAGTGA